The genomic DNA CCTGCCGTTCTGAAATCGACGAAGGCATGTCAGCAAGGGGAGAGGCTTGAGTCGGCTCGATAAATCGGATCGAATCTCCTGCTTTATCCAATTCCTCTTTGGGCGCTGGTTCAGAAACCGGTTCAGAAGTCACTTCAGGAATAGGAGGCCGCTCCTCAACACACTCCATTGCCTGCGGTTGCCGTTCATCAGTCAGCACCTGGGTCGTCTCTTCGGCGAGAGGGGGAGTTGCCGCTATTTCAGGCGATTCCCACATTACCTGTGGCTTTTGTAATGTCCGCAAAATTGAAATCTCTTCGATTTCGTTGCTCAACGTCTCGCTTGTCGGTTGTGATGGAGTGAGGGGAGGCTCCTGAACAGCGCTCTGAGCGGCCGCGCTCGCGCAATCATTGTCCGTGTCCGAAACGGAGTCAGCGCGTTGCAGCGGAACTTCCGAGGGAACCACCACATCGTTTGCTACCGGCGTATTCCGGACAAACGGGGATGCGATCGCAGCCATAGGCGCGTCCAGCGACGGCCCATCCACCGTCACCGCGCTCATTGCCGGCGGCTGTTCCGGTTCTACAAAAGTCGCGTTTCCTTCTGTCTGAATAGAGACCGGTCTCAACTCAGCAGAAATTTCCGGCTCAAGCGAGGCAGACGTCTGTAGGACTGGAGCAATCGAGAACGTTTCCGTTTCTGCAGGCGTGATTGAAGGTGGCGCTTGATCTTCACGTCTGTTCGCGACCAAGTCCGAGTCAGCTTCAGCCGCCGATCGTTCTACGATTGACTCCGTGCTTTCGGCAAACGACTGCTCTGTTTTTGTCGGGAGAATCGAAATGACCGATTCTTGAACCTGATCCCATGGCATCGGCGCAATTGGAGAGACAGAAGAGGTTTGGCCTCCAAGCGACGTCGATGCTTCACGCTCCGGTATTTCAACCGTTTGGTTTTCTAATACCTGCTCCTTGAGAGATGGGGGTGTCGGCTGCGAAGAAGGTGCATCCTCGACGTTCGCCTTGGTTACCTCGGATGGAGAGATATGTGCCGCATGATCGTTTCCGAACTTCCATGCGCTATTAAATACTGATTCCCATGAAAAGCCGGGTTGCTTCCATGGTTCTGAAATCTCATTGGGGGAAACCGACTCGGAATTAGGATTAGATGGAGCGCGGGTGTCTGGAGGCGGTTCAGTAACCACCTCCTTTGAATTAGTCTCGACAGGCTGCTGGAGGGAGAGCTGTCGATCCTCGGCCGCTATTGGTTCGGTGGTCGACGGTTCCGTTCCCAATAGGGCGGTTGCTTCAATCTGAACCGGGGGGATTGTGGCGGTAGCTTCGATAGATTGTGCCGAGCTAGTCGGAGGCTCCGAAGCATCGACACACTCCATGGGTACCGATACCATTGACGGGCCACTCACACAATGGAGTGCCGCTGGTTCAGCCTGGGCCAACAACCTGTCTTGTTCCTGAGCTGCGACAGAACGACCTATCGATACAGTTGGATCCGGCTCAGGTTGCGTCTCGGAACTCTCAAGAGCGAGCGTTGACGAGGTATCCGATGGGTGTGAGTCTCCAAGGGAAACCTGTTCAGAAAAATGATCCATCTGGGTTCCGGAAGGAATACTGTCAGCACCTATATCCCCTGACATGTCGAGTGTCGCGGCGACAGTCGATTGTCCGGAATCGCTGGACTGTCTGGCCAGCAATTCACCGGTTTGCGCATCAAAGAAAGAAGTCAATCGAAAAGCCACCGGACTTGCGGGAGCAAGTTCTCGTATCTTTGCGTAGAGATCAGAAGCGTAGTGTGGATTGTCAGGATCAGGGTCTTCGATTAAGATATCGATCGCCTTCCCATACTCGGCTACGGCCTCGAGCGCAGCTCCTTTTTCTTGATAGATCGACCCGAGTTTCTCCAGATAAGGCACACATCGCGGGCCGGCGGCTAAGTATTCTCGAAGCAATGATTCCGCGAGCCAGTAATCTTGGCGTTGGAACGCTTCGCTGATGAGTGAATCAAAGGCTTGTCTGGCCGGGATAAGGCTTCCGAGACGAAGGTGGAGAGTAGCGAACAGCCGCCGCGCCTCCATGTTGTGCGGATCGAGCGCCAATAATTCCTTCAGCGCAGCCGAGGAACGCCCATATTTCCCCGCATTCATTTGGGTGATGGCTTCCTCAAGAAGAGCAGTCTTCCTGCTGTAGCCGACCACACCACGTTTGTGGCTACGGGTAGTCTGGGTTTTATCGGATTTTAAAGGGGGTTTTTTATTCGCGCGCACGCTACAACCTTAGCAGATGCCTATATCTGAGGGACCCGGAATCAGATGGCCACTCGCCGCGACGCCCAGCAGGCTGTTGAAAAAGTCCGCCAGCGGCGTTCTCGCAAGACACAGCCGCCTCACCATCTCGGCGGCGTTCACAAACGTGCCGCGCTTTATTCAGCGCGGCGTGAACCTCAGAGGCTCAACGTACCGACCGGGAAAGAACTGCGCGAGCAGCTCGGGGCGGGCGGGTGAAAATGGCTACGCCTCGCCGATAAGACACTGGGCGCTCACTGTCTCGCGCCCGTCCGCAAGCATGACGCTCCTTATTCGTCGCGTCGCGGACCTCGCTGCGGCCTTGCCGGACGGCCCTTTTTGAACAGCCTGCGGGCTTTTGTGAAATAGTCTGGGACTTCTGGATCTCCTGGTTTGCCACACTTGCAAAATGGTTTGTCAACATCCTGCTAGAGAATTGGGCATTGACATAGGGTGAACCTTTGAGGAAGTGCAATCTAAATGCCTTACCCTCTAATGATTCATTCCATCAAGTCATTGAAAATTAATAGATTGATGCGCGAGTATTCCGTGCGTCTCCATTGCCCATCCAATTTTGGACAGACCTTTGCCTTCTCGGTTTACAGCGAGGGAAACTACTTCGAATATACGAAGGATGAAGCAGATCAAGCGGCACGTACCAACGTTGCGTTACGGTCGACCTACGTCAGCTTGGCCCTCACATGTCACTTCTCTGTATCGGTTTTTTGTGGAAGTAGTTGACTGCTGTCAAGGAGCAGCTCCACCAACCCGGAAAGGATCAAGCGGGCGGAGACCGAATGTCTTGCGCACATGAGCTTAGGCTCCCTTTTGAAAAACTTCATCCTGGTTGTGTCCTTCGCTACGCTATGATACGGTCTGGCTCACGTATCAACCTCAACTGATTCCACGGAATTAATAGTCCATCGTGCAAGCCCTTCCCATAGTGTGTCGTCCATCGAACACCACCAGGAAATTTGAAGCCTGCATGGCTTTGTTGCTGTTTGTCTCCTTGACCTTTCCTGCTCCTCTCTTCTCGCAGGGAGCAGGAAACCACCCGGCAAAGGTTGCCTTGGATTTTAATGAAGTCGATATCCCTGTCTTCGTCCGATTTATCAGTGAGCTCACAGGAAAAAACTTTGTTCTGGATGAAACCATTAAAAAGCAAGGCGGAAAAATCTCCGTGTTTTCTCCGACTAGAGTTCCACCGGACCAGGCCTTCAATATGTTTGTCGCGGCGTTGGAAGCAGCTCGATTGGCTGTGGTCCCGAAGGGAGGGAATCTCTATCAGGTTGTGCCCATGGGCGACCTTCCGCCGGAGCGGGGTGTGTTTGTGTACAAACTCAAACATGCCAATGCAACAGATTTAGCCGCTGTGCTGACCAACCTGGTGGCGCGCTCACAAACCGTTGCTCAGATAACGCCCGGCACCAGGCCCCCGATCAGACCCCTGACGGAATTCGAAGCGCCGGTCCAAGTGTTTGCCGACAAGGCAACGAACTCCATCGTCATCAGTTCGACCAAGATCGCCTGGAATCATCTCCAAGGAGTGATTCGTGACCTCGATATCAAACGTAAGCAGGTCTTTGTGGAGGCGGTCATCCTGGAGGTCACGGTCGACCGCCTTCGCCAAATCGGCACCGATCCCACTCAGATTCTCGGGGCAGGGAAGTCTGGGTTTGTGCAAGGCATCGGAGGATTCAACAGAGCACCTGAAGACCTCGCGACAGTGGCCCAGGCCATCAGTGGCGTCGCTGCGGGTGGAGCGACCGGAGGCGCAACGACCGTATTGAACACACTCAATATTCGTGCCTTCATGAACTTGCTATTGAATCTCACGGATACCAATATTCTCTCGACACCCCAAGTCCTTGCTGCAGATAATCAAAAAGCCAAGATCGTCGTCGGTGAAAATCGTCCCTTCCCAACCGGACAAGCCCAAGGCATCACCGGTGGAACGCTCGTGACGATCGAACGAAAAGATGTTGGTGTCACATTAGAATTAACACCTCAAGTGCTCGAAGATGACTTAATCCGACTTGAAATCAAGCAAGAGATTACGGCCATCGAGACCAATGTGGCTCAAACAATCGGCTCAGGAGCAGCAAGCATTCCGGTCGGCCCCACAACGACCAAGCGATCCATGGAAACAACGACAATTGCCCAGGATCAACAGACGCTTGTGGTAGGAGGGTTGGTGCGTGACAACATTACGCTCAATGAAAATAAGATCCCTCTGTTGGGAGACATTCCGTGGCTCGGATGGCTGTTCAAATCTCAGAGTCGTCAGATCGAGAAACTCAATCTTCTCGTCTTTCTCACGCCTCACTTAGTCCGGGATGATGCAGATGTCGTCGAATTGAATGCAAGAAAAGCAAGGGACATCAATAGCTTGCAACGAGACAACCGAATTGAGGAGCCTACGAGACTGAAGCAAGATGTGATTGAACGACTCGAACTGCCATCGACAGCCCCTCTTTCACCTTCGACGGAAAAGCCTAACAAGCCTTAAGACCGGTACATTCATGGATCGCTGTGGTTTGTTAGAACGCTCCATAAACGCTCGCTCAACGAACCACTGATATCAATCCACACATCGTTATAGAGCCTAGAGCGCGCCCTAGCCCCTCCCTCCGAGGAATGGTCCCTCACCGGCCTGCTGGATACACTGCGGGCCTACGGAGGGCATACCGATGGCTGATACGGCAGTGAACTGGCGCATCCATCCTCGGTTTCCTGTGGCATATCCTGTAATATTCGGCGGCGCCCCATTTGTGGGGGAAGGGGTGGTTTCTGACCTTTCCCCGTCCGGATGTTCAGTCACCTGCGAGCGAACAGTGCTCACCGGAAGCTATATCAAACTCAGCGTCGTCTTACCCGATCCAACATCCTCTCTGTTCATTGAGTTAGGAAAAATCCGCTGGGTTCGGGGGAATGCCTTTGGCGTGGAGTTCATCCGTGTACCCACACTCACTCGGCACCGATTGGATCGAGTCCTATCTCAAGCACCGGCCCTAGAGGCGAACCTCCTTCCAGTACCCGCCTAAGCTCCACTGTTATCCATCCCAATATCCCACAGGATGTTCAAAAAGGCATTCCAGCAAGGCCGCAGCGAGTGAAGAGGCGAATCGTACTCGTTGCCGTACGTTGAGCCTCTGAGCGATGCGAGAACGAAGCTGGATGACTTTTTCAACATTCTGTTCGTCATCCCTCGGGATCACCTGATGCCAGGTGTGGCCTGATCGATGGGAATGAGGTGAGGAGAAGGAAGTTCGAAAGCGAGAACGTTTGGGGCCAATCGCCCCCACCGCTTGCGGTGAGGGGGTATTGATCTGGCACGACCCTACGGCTTGATGTCAAAGTGCAGCGACAAGCCCGCATGCACAAAGATCGTATTAATCGAGGATGAATAGGGATTCACAAATGGACCAGCCGAAGTCCCCAGAGTGCCCTCGGGGGAATTCCCGTATCGATCCGTCGTCAGCCCGTCGTGATGGGCATGGAGATACTTCGCCTCAATAAACGCCGCCACGTACTTGAAGAGATGCGCCTTGATTCCTCCCACACCCATAAACCCGACAGTCGTATGCCGTTGGTCGGTGATGGCATTGAAAAGAGTCCCCCCCCGGAATCCACCCGGCTTCATCGACATCTGATGCGCTCCAACCCCGATCCCGACATACGGATGCCACCGCCCGTTGGGATAGGTCTCGGAAATCGCCATCGGGTAGCGAAGCAGGAAATTGGTGCCGATGTAGATGCCTTCGATCTCAGTCCCTGTGCCGTTATTGGCGAGCCCTTGACTATTGAAGTTCCCCGTGGGGTCATTGTTATAGAAGTCCCGACAGCAGTTCACGTCCGGATACCAAATAAAGCCAGTGATTTCAGTGCCGAGATCGAATCCCGCCAACTTGTTTCTGGTTGGAAACCAGATCCCCGCGTTGCCACCGACCGAGTGGCTATTCTGATAGTTGACATTCTGGATTATCGTAGGCTGTGTCCCGTCAGTAAACGTGGCGTCCGCACTCTGCGGGATTGCCATGCCCGCCAGAAAGGACATATAGGGCTCAAGTGTCCCGGAGGACATGGTTGGGGGATCAGGCGATATCGCATAGGGATCGGCGACCCGTTGGCTGTACGGATCTTCCGCCCGACTGAGATCGGAGTAGCCTAAGACACAGAGAAGGCAAACGATCGCCGAAATTCTCGTTTTCATTCATCGTCCTCCCACGGTAAAGAAACCATGTTCTTCGACGAATCTGGGTCGCGCAATCTGCTATCCGCCAGTCTAGCGTCGATGGTCAGTGCGGCGAGACGAGCCAATGGCGTCTTCGTGAGACTCGAATCGACCCCTGGTTCGGCTGTTGCGGTTCTCGGCATGAAAGTCCACCATCCGCCTCTCAGAGCGATCAGGAGGGGATACTCTGCTCGCATCGTAGAGGCGGACGGCGCCCACAGTAGCAACCCCGCGTTCAGTTTTGAAAATAGATAAAACGGATTGGAGCTATCGGTAAATCCAATACCCCATTGGACATGCGGACAGGGCTGTGGCAATGAATGAATTGACTCTGTCTCCGGCTTCACTCACCGTCATCACAGGTCGCGCTTCTCAACACAGCGACGTTAATCACAGCAGTTTCTGTCATGCCCGCGAAAGCGGCATCCAGGCCCCGGACTTTCTGGATTCCTGCTTGAAGCATGCGGGAATGACGAGAAGAGCCTTGGTCAACTGGGAAATCCAGGTACTCAGCAAATGCTCGGCCATAAGTCCTGCCATGTTGAGTTGGTCTTCTCGATTAACTTAATTTTCCATGCACGATTCCACTTCTTGATTTGCTTCTCGCGCTGGACGGCTTGGCGCATGTCCTCATGCTGCTCAAAGTACACAAGATTGTGCACCTGGTACGTCCGGGTAAACCCGCGACGACATTCTGTTTATGTTCCCACACCCGCTTGACCAGGTTCGAGGTCACACCGACATACAGCGTCCCGTTTCGCCTACTCGCGAGAATGTAGACTGCAGGCTGTTTTGTCACGGTATCAACACCCATGGATTCCCGCTCTCCGCTTAAAACATGCGGGCACAAGCTTCGCGGGAATGACGGAACGCCGAGAACAGTGGGACGCTCTGCTCGATCAGGTCGCGCGCTCGGCGTCGGATGAGAGGAGCAGCGCCGCCACCTCACCGATTCGCAGTGGGATAGCGCGTGAGATACTGAATGAGGTTACGGCTTCATGTCAAAGTGAATCGACAAGCCCGCATGCACAAAAATCGTATTGACCGAGGAGGAATAGGTGTTAAGAACTACATCGTTTCCCGTCGGCACGGTTAATGAGCAGCATGAGGACTGCCCGAACCGATCCGTCCCCAGCCCGTTGTGATGGGCATGGAGGTACTTCGCCTCCACAAACGCCGCCACGTACTTGAAGAGGTGCGCTTTGATTCCTCCGATCCCCATAAACCCGACGGTCGTATCCCGCTGGTCGGTCTGGGGGCTCGTATTCAAATTACCCCCGGGAAGACAACACGAAGTAACTCCGCGGTCTCCACCGGGCCTAAACGACATCATATGCATTCCCACGCCGATCCCGACGTACGGAAACCACCGCCCGTTGGGATAGGCGTCGGAAATCGCCATCGGGTAGCGAAGCAGGAAATTAGGGCCGATGTAGATGCCTTGCATCTCAGTCGTGGTGCCGTTATTGGCGACCCCTTGAACATTGCCTGGATTAGTCCCCGTGGGGTCATTGTTAAAAAAGTCCCGACAGCAGGTCACGTCCGGATACCAAACAAAGCCGGTGAGTTCAACGCCGAGATCGAATCCCGCCAACTTGTTTCTGGTTGGAAACCAGATCCCCGCGTTGCCCCCGATCGAGTAGTTATTCCTATAGTCGACCTTCGGGATCACCGTGGGCGTTGTCCCGTCAGTAAACGTGGCGTCCTCACTGAGCGGCAGCGCCACCCCCGCCATAAAGGAAAGATAGAGCTCGGGCGTCCCGGAGGACATGGTCGGGGGATCAGGCGAGAGGGCATAGGGATCGGCGACCCGTTGGCTGTACGGATCTTCCGCCCTGGTGAGATCCGAAGAGCCGAGGACACAGAGGAGACAAATCACCGCCGAAATTCTCGTTTTCATTCATCGTCCTCCCACGGTAAAGAAACCATGTTCTTCGACGAATCTGGGTCGCGCAATCTGCTATCCGCCAGTCTCTCGTCGATGGTCAGTGCGGCGAGACGAGCCAATGGCGTCTTCGTGAGACTCGAATCGACCCCCGGTTCGGCTGGTGCGGTTCTTGGCATAAGAGTCCACCGATCCTCCTCCAGAGCGATCAGGAGGGGATACTCTGCTCGCATCGTAGGGGCGGACGGCGCCCACAGTAGCAACCCCGCGTTCAGTTTTGAAAATAGATAAAACGGATTGGAGCTATCGGTAAATCCAATACCCCATCGGACAGGGCCGTGGCGATGGACATCCCATCAAGATGACACCGACGAAGTTGTGACAGAGAATGATGCCGACCGGAAGAGTAACCTAGGAGTATTACCGCCCCAACGCTTGTGTGACCGCCGCACCGATCTCAGCCGGATTCTTGACGACTTTGACCCCGGCCGCTTCCAGGGTTTTCATCTTTTCGGCTGCGGTCCCCTTGCCGCCGGAGATAATGGCGCCGGCGTGGCCCATGCGGCGTCCAGGAGGCGCCGTGATGCCGGCGATGAAGCTGATGACTGGTTTCTTGACGTTCTTCTTGATGAACTCGGCAGCTTTCTCTTCGGCATCACCACCAATCTCGCCGATCATGACAATGGCCTGCGTCTCCGGATCTTTCTCGAACAGCGGCAGGACATCGACAAAACCGGTCCCGTTTACCGGATCACCGCCGATGCCGACGCAGGTCGTTTCACCCAACCCTAACGTCGAGAGTTGATGCACAGCCTCATACGTGAGGGTGCCGCTGCGCGAGACGACTCCAACGACACCTTTTTTATGAATGAAACCCGGCATGATCCCGATCTTGGCTTCGTCCACGGTGATGACCCCTGGGCAATTCGGCCCGATCAACCGCACGTCGCGGCCGCGCAGGGCCCGTTTCACTTTCACCATGTCGTTGACGGGTATCCCCTCGGTAATGCAGATGATCAACTTCACACCGGCATCTGCCGCTTCAAGAATCGCATCGGCGCAGAACGGCGGCGGCACAAAGATCAGCGAGGTATCAGCTTCGGTCTTCTTGACCGCATCAGCCACCGTGTTGAACACAGGAATCCCTTCGACTTCCTGCCCGGCCTTCCCCGGCGTGACACCTGCGACCATCTTGGTCCCATAGGCTTTGCATTGGGTCGCATGGAAGGAGCCTTCCTTGCCCGTAATCCCCTGCACCACCACCCGCGTATTCTTATTGACGAGAATGCTCACGGTCTTACTCCTTTTCCTTCTTTCCTCAGCAAGGCGGTTGAGCGGTCTGTAACTGCGCGCATGCGACGAGCACCAAACAGAACTTGTTCGACCCGGAGCCCTTCAAATTATCCTTGGCGACGGGATAAATCCCTTCGCTTGTGTGCGCGTCGCGCGAGCACACAGACTGCTCGACCGCCTTACACGCTCACGCCGCTTTCCCCGTCAGCTTTACGATTTTTTGGGCCGCTTCCCAAAGATCGTCGGCGACATCAAGTTTCAAGCCGGATTCGGCCAACAACTTGCGGCCCTCATCGGCGTTGGTGCCCTGCAAGCGGACGACGAGGGGCACCGTGATCTTCACTTCCTTCGCGGCCTCGATCACACCATGCGCGATCCGTTCGCACCGGACGATGCCGCCGAAGATGTTGATGAAGATTCCCTTCACGTTCGGATCTTTCAGCAGAATGCGGAACCCCGCAGCCACCGTCTCCTTCGTGGCGCCACCGCCGACATCCAGGAAGTTCGCCGGCTCACTACCGGCCAGTTTGATGACATCCATCGTCGCCATGGCGAGACCTGCGCCGTTCACCATGCAGCCGATATTCCCGTCAAGTTTCACATAATTCAAATTGTTGGCCGCCGCCTCGATTTCCAACGGCTCTTCTTCGTTCAAATCCCTCATCTTTTGCACGTCTTCATGCTTGAAGAGACCATTGTCGTCGAAG from Nitrospira sp. includes the following:
- a CDS encoding Succinyl-CoA ligase [ADP-forming] alpha chain, whose amino-acid sequence is MSILVNKNTRVVVQGITGKEGSFHATQCKAYGTKMVAGVTPGKAGQEVEGIPVFNTVADAVKKTEADTSLIFVPPPFCADAILEAADAGVKLIICITEGIPVNDMVKVKRALRGRDVRLIGPNCPGVITVDEAKIGIMPGFIHKKGVVGVVSRSGTLTYEAVHQLSTLGLGETTCVGIGGDPVNGTGFVDVLPLFEKDPETQAIVMIGEIGGDAEEKAAEFIKKNVKKPVISFIAGITAPPGRRMGHAGAIISGGKGTAAEKMKTLEAAGVKVVKNPAEIGAAVTQALGR
- a CDS encoding General secretion pathway protein D, which codes for MALLLFVSLTFPAPLFSQGAGNHPAKVALDFNEVDIPVFVRFISELTGKNFVLDETIKKQGGKISVFSPTRVPPDQAFNMFVAALEAARLAVVPKGGNLYQVVPMGDLPPERGVFVYKLKHANATDLAAVLTNLVARSQTVAQITPGTRPPIRPLTEFEAPVQVFADKATNSIVISSTKIAWNHLQGVIRDLDIKRKQVFVEAVILEVTVDRLRQIGTDPTQILGAGKSGFVQGIGGFNRAPEDLATVAQAISGVAAGGATGGATTVLNTLNIRAFMNLLLNLTDTNILSTPQVLAADNQKAKIVVGENRPFPTGQAQGITGGTLVTIERKDVGVTLELTPQVLEDDLIRLEIKQEITAIETNVAQTIGSGAASIPVGPTTTKRSMETTTIAQDQQTLVVGGLVRDNITLNENKIPLLGDIPWLGWLFKSQSRQIEKLNLLVFLTPHLVRDDADVVELNARKARDINSLQRDNRIEEPTRLKQDVIERLELPSTAPLSPSTEKPNKP
- a CDS encoding Excinuclease ABC, C subunit-like, whose product is MGVDTVTKQPAVYILASRRNGTLYVGVTSNLVKRVWEHKQNVVAGLPGRTRCTILCTLSSMRTCAKPSSARSKSRSGIVHGKLS